In one window of Gammaproteobacteria bacterium DNA:
- the fusA gene encoding elongation factor G — translation MPRTTPIERYRNIGISAHIDAGKTTTTERVLFYTGVSHKMGEVHDGAATMDWMEQEQERGITITSAATTCFWRGMDKQFEEHHINIIDTPGHVDFTIEVERSMRVLDGACMVYCAVGGVQPQSETVWRQATRYKVPRIGFVNKMDRTGADFFKVVEQMRQRLGANPIPLIIPIGAEEGFQGVVDLITMKAIYWNEEDMGMTYELRDIPSELQATADSWREKLLEAAAESSEELMDKYLEGGELSVEEIMEAIRERTVKLEIVPMMCGSAFKNKGVQFMLDAVIRYLPAPNEVAAIVGTDPDDSEKKLERHAVDSEPFAALAFKIASDKYVGSLTFIRVYSGVLEAGSSVLNPLTGKKERIGRLLQMHANKREEIKEVRAGDIAACVGISHIVTGATLCDLDKPIVLERMEFPEPVISQAVEPKTKVDQEKMGIALSKLAIEDPSFRVHTDEESGQTIISGMGELHLEILVDRMKREYGVEANVGKPQVAYRETIKSTVEQEGKFVRQSGGRGQYGHVWLRLEPKEPGEGYEFVNAIVGGVVPKEYIGAVDKGIQEQMKNGVIAGFPIEDVKVTLYDGSYHDVDSNEMAFKIAGSMGFKEGARKANAVILEPIMEVEVVTPEDYMGDVMGDLSRRRGVLQGSEDGHSGKVINAEVPLSEMFGYSTTLRSMSQGRATYTMEFKKYQEAPSNIAATLMKKEAA, via the coding sequence GTGCCACGCACGACCCCCATCGAGCGCTACAGGAACATCGGAATCTCCGCACATATTGATGCGGGCAAGACCACGACGACCGAGCGCGTCCTGTTCTACACCGGCGTCTCCCACAAAATGGGCGAGGTCCATGACGGTGCTGCGACCATGGATTGGATGGAGCAGGAGCAGGAGCGTGGCATCACCATCACCTCGGCTGCGACCACCTGCTTCTGGCGGGGTATGGACAAGCAGTTCGAAGAGCATCACATCAACATCATCGACACGCCGGGGCACGTCGACTTCACGATTGAAGTCGAGCGCTCGATGCGTGTGCTCGACGGTGCCTGCATGGTGTATTGCGCGGTCGGTGGCGTTCAGCCGCAGTCCGAAACCGTTTGGCGCCAGGCGACCCGTTACAAGGTTCCGCGCATCGGTTTCGTCAACAAGATGGATCGCACCGGTGCCGACTTCTTCAAGGTCGTCGAGCAGATGCGTCAGCGTCTGGGCGCCAACCCGATCCCGCTGATCATTCCGATCGGTGCGGAAGAAGGCTTCCAGGGCGTGGTCGACCTCATCACGATGAAGGCGATCTACTGGAACGAAGAAGACATGGGCATGACCTATGAGCTTCGTGACATCCCGTCGGAGCTGCAGGCGACTGCCGACAGCTGGCGCGAGAAGCTGCTGGAAGCGGCGGCGGAATCCTCCGAAGAATTGATGGACAAGTACCTTGAGGGCGGCGAGCTGTCCGTCGAGGAAATCATGGAGGCGATCCGCGAGCGCACCGTGAAGCTCGAGATCGTGCCGATGATGTGTGGCTCGGCGTTCAAGAACAAGGGTGTCCAGTTCATGCTGGATGCGGTGATTCGCTACCTGCCGGCGCCGAACGAAGTGGCGGCGATCGTCGGTACGGACCCGGACGACTCCGAGAAGAAGCTCGAGCGTCACGCGGTCGACAGCGAGCCGTTCGCGGCGCTGGCGTTCAAGATTGCGTCCGACAAGTACGTGGGTTCGCTGACCTTCATTCGCGTCTATTCGGGCGTGCTTGAAGCCGGTTCCAGTGTGCTCAACCCGCTGACCGGCAAGAAGGAGCGCATTGGTCGTCTGCTGCAGATGCACGCCAACAAGCGCGAGGAAATCAAGGAAGTGCGCGCTGGCGATATCGCTGCCTGCGTCGGCATCTCCCACATCGTGACCGGTGCGACGCTGTGCGATCTGGACAAGCCGATCGTGCTCGAGCGCATGGAGTTCCCGGAGCCGGTGATTTCCCAGGCGGTCGAGCCGAAGACCAAGGTCGACCAGGAAAAGATGGGTATCGCGTTGTCCAAGCTCGCGATCGAGGATCCGTCGTTCCGCGTCCACACCGACGAGGAATCCGGCCAGACCATCATTTCCGGCATGGGTGAGCTGCATCTGGAAATTCTCGTCGACCGCATGAAGCGCGAGTACGGCGTCGAAGCGAACGTCGGCAAGCCGCAGGTGGCCTACCGCGAGACGATCAAGTCGACCGTCGAGCAGGAAGGCAAGTTCGTGCGCCAGTCCGGCGGCCGCGGCCAGTACGGCCATGTGTGGCTGCGTCTGGAGCCGAAGGAGCCGGGCGAAGGTTACGAATTCGTCAACGCGATCGTCGGTGGTGTGGTGCCGAAGGAATACATCGGTGCGGTCGATAAGGGCATCCAGGAACAGATGAAGAACGGCGTGATCGCCGGCTTCCCGATCGAGGATGTCAAGGTCACGCTGTACGACGGTTCGTACCACGATGTCGACTCCAACGAAATGGCGTTCAAGATCGCCGGCTCGATGGGTTTCAAGGAAGGTGCCCGCAAGGCCAATGCCGTCATCCTTGAGCCGATCATGGAAGTCGAGGTGGTGACGCCGGAAGACTACATGGGTGATGTCATGGGCGACCTTTCGCGCCGCCGTGGTGTCCTCCAGGGTTCGGAAGACGGTCATTCCGGCAAGGTCATCAATGCCGAAGTGCCGTTGTCCGAAATGTTCGGGTACTCGACCACGCTGCGCTCGATGTCACAGGGCCGCGCGACGTACACGATGGAATTCAAGAAGTATCAGGAGGCGCCGAGCAACATCGCCGCCACCCTGATGAAGAAAGAAGCCGCTTAA